AATGACAAAGTAATGTAAGATTAGTTCTTTTTTATCTTTCAAAAGATTATGAGCTTTACGTTGATTAATTGTAGTTTTTGAGCACTGTCTACGGTTTGCTTATTTCTGCCATTCGTGGATAAACTGTCAAGGTTATTTATTTCatgatcttttttctttttcattattGGAATCTTCTGTTAAAGTTATTAAGAAAAAGGTTGTAAATTGATAACAACTTACGGCACATAATTTGATCATAATAGTGACTAATTCAATTATATGTTGGATACTAGAAGTTGTGGTAGCAAGAAATATATTGTCGATGCTAATTATTTCCTTATGGCAAAATCTAATACAGCTGCATTGTTGGAGTAAAAATAATTAGCAGAAAAAGAAGACAATGtataacaattcaaataagCCACTACAATTATACTTTTTGGTAACCTCATTGAAACACCAAAATGTGGTCCAAAGCACACTGTTAATTACTAGAGGCAATCAATCACAAGAACAAATGAAAACTATACCAGACAAAGCACACTCTTATTATAGGCAGTCACAACAATAAAAGGAACTAGAACAGATGAGAACAGTAAATACAAAAGAAAGAGAAGCTTTTTGTTTTCAACTAAAAATAACCTTTCAAGCCATCCAAGCACTTCCCAATGCCACTCCGCCAACAAGACCACCTATATACCCGATCAGAATTACATTCCAGTAAAGTTCAAACAAAGATTCCGAGTCATTGTCACCATCAGAGGCAGAAGGTGGAGAAAAAGAAGGCCCTTTGTGATCTACACATTTGTTCAACAACTGATCCCCACACAGACCTTGGTTACCCTTAAATGAATTATCTTGGAATGTAGAAAACTGCTCATTTTGAGGTATAGGACCTGAGAGATTATTAAAGGACACATTAAGGAACTCCAAAAAAGTAAGTTTTGCCAACTGTTGTGGGATCTTCCCTGAAAGAATGTTTAGAGAGAGATCCAGTGCTTCAAGGTTTGAAAGATTCCCTAAGGAAGATGGAATGCTGCCAATTAGGATATTGTTTGACAAGTTGAGGAAAACAAGGCCCTTCAAGAAAAAACTAAGCGGTAAAAATATAATCCAGTAAGTAATTTGGAGAAATTATAGCAAAATTGACAAATTTGTAGTTTAGTGAGAGTATCAAAACTCGAATTATAATCCATGCATAATGCATATTACATGCAAAGCTCCTATCAACTAAATTATGTTCACGGTAACTACTTTAAcaaacttttaaataaatacttatttatttacataatttatttttgtattaaatcTTTGATTCTCAATAAAATAATCCAATATTCCAGAGTTCCGTCTCGAAGCAAATGATGTCTTAaatttattactccctccaattatttttataagaaacactttgaaaaaaacacAGAAATCAAGAAAACACATTGTaaatgttattttcatttaatactcttagaaatttaaatttattctataTATACCCTTATCTAATTaatcttaattcaactaacttacttatttttaaattttctctcataataaataagggcataagggaaattaaacatttaaaacatttgaaaattgatcaaaatttcttataaaaagtacCAAATTTTTTCTCGAAAGTGTTGTTGCTTATAAATAGAAgtggagggagtattattttgcATGGGTTCAATACGAAAATGCAGAATCTATCTAActttcttctcttctctctcacCATGGCCATATTTCAGTTCTTCTCTCTTCCTAAATTGAATCTTTGTTAGAAATCAtggaatcgaagggataaaAATCATATATGTCGGCAAGGTAGAGAGCATAACGgtattcatgaggaagatactcGTAATTCATattgattgataaaagaatgagtaaaatgtacaatggaatagcttatttataggactatttggagtaactaactccctaactaACTATCTAACCTCCTAACCAATTTAGTAACATATCAACTAACTCTTATTGATTAACTAAGGATCTATATTCTTAACAATCTTCTATGTATAAATTTCTGATTCAAATCATCAATTTGAGTTATTAAAAGGTTAAGGtaagaataaaaattcattcttCCACCTTCTACCTCTGACATTGCTAAACCCTAGGCCCCATTTGTCAAAATtccatttttcatcttttctcTTAATAGAAACCCTGCATGTGAAAATCTTAGCCCTAATTTTAGTTATGTATTGTAGCTATTTAGGATGAAGTTAGAAAATTTCCCATTTTTCCTCTTTAGTAAAGTTACTATAACTCAAAATAGGGGCtgatgaaataataatttaattcttTCCTAATTCTGAAACCATAGGTTAGATGACTAATGGTTAATTAAGCTGGTTTTGGAATGTAAGCTGTTAAACTCTTTGGTGTTGTTGGATTGATGCATCTGATATATGTTATAGACCGGATACATTAGTTttccaatgaatctaaaaagtgggtttttacttataatagtgaccgggTGGATGAAGTCTTTAAAATAGTGAATTTATGACAGTAATTAAAACAGTGTAGCTGCTGTCGCGTTCCCAAATTTGGTGACGTTAGGACCTTCCCGTAGTAAATAAAGTCCCATGTTATGCCTAAAGTTTAGTTCCATAGATTTTGGAagctaatttaaattttagacCGAGGATTATGCAGACTTAGAACCCCTAATGAGGTAGTTTCCTAGTAAGAAAATCATTAGGATAACAATAAGTTTTATCCTAGGTAGTTTTTTACTAACTACAGCCTATTATTTCAGTTGATCGACAAAGAAATTGAATGGTTAATTTTAAGCAATTCCACTAGAGAAGTGATTATTAGCCTTTAATGCTAATAGGATAGGATTTATGTGCAAACATTGGATCTAATAGGCTTTGTATCTAACTCaccttttattgtttttgttttgtgcaGAACACAAGTATTTAAGAATGAAGAGACTTAAAAGACAATTTGTAACTGATGAAAAAGATACACAAACTGATGTTGGTTTAATTCAACACCTTATGTCAAAGAATAGCGAGGAGGTTTCATTTCTATCCCTTTATTCTCATCAAGCTAGTGCAATATATAGTGATAGAAAGTTAATGGAGTTTTTTGAATTCAAAATGTGGATTTCTATGTCCATAGATGATGATCTAATCAAATTAGGAGAACTACTAATATCACTACAAAAATACATGGTTGGAAAAAGATTTCTCCTTCTCATAGATAATGTTTGGAATCTTAAGAAAGAGAGGGACATGTTGTTCAAAAATTTGTTAAGCATGAGATGCAAACAAGGGAGCAAAGTCATTTTAATTACATGTGCAACTAAGATATCTGACTTACCAGATCCTATTCTTCTGAAAATTCTTTGCAAACTCCCTATTAGAACTGTTTTTGCTTGTAAATGTGTCAGCAAAGAATGGTGCACACTAATTGAGGATcctatttttccaa
This genomic interval from Trifolium pratense cultivar HEN17-A07 linkage group LG6, ARS_RC_1.1, whole genome shotgun sequence contains the following:
- the LOC123892161 gene encoding putative receptor like protein 25, which gives rise to MAMVREKRRNFFLKGLVFLNLSNNILIGSIPSSLGNLSNLEALDLSLNILSGKIPQQLAKLTFLEFLNVSFNNLSGPIPQNEQFSTFQDNSFKGNQGLCGDQLLNKCVDHKGPSFSPPSASDGDNDSESLFELYWNVILIGYIGGLVGGVALGSAWMA